From Nitrospirota bacterium, one genomic window encodes:
- the rfaQ gene encoding putative lipopolysaccharide heptosyltransferase III yields MTYTPIFKGVKKILVVKFRHIGDVLLIVPTIRALKKTFPETTVSVLVNSGTEDVLTGNAVIDELIVFDRAIKSLPAGKRFMKEISFLKEIRAKGFDMTVDLTGGDRAAIISFLSGARYRLAGNPGKKGFIGKKYLYTHFANIDKQRHLVLQNLDVVGQFGINAENLTIDFFIPEDARMFVRKVFEEHNIKRIPPLAKGGWGDLIVHVHPTSKWLFKCWKDEYMAEVISWLIDKGIKVIVTSAPDNKEMEKAKRILSLCSSLVPRPSSLLDLCGKTTIKELAAISEASDLFLGVDSAPMHIAAAVGTPVIALFGPTGEEWMPYGQGHIVISKDMPCKPCKKGMCEGIELRECMMAIKPDDVKEVALKILSKFSCYKGT; encoded by the coding sequence AAAGGCGTTAAAAAAATCCTTGTTGTAAAATTCAGACACATCGGGGATGTCCTCCTGATAGTGCCTACAATAAGGGCATTGAAAAAAACCTTTCCTGAAACCACTGTATCTGTCCTTGTAAACTCAGGCACAGAGGATGTGCTAACAGGTAACGCTGTTATTGATGAGTTGATAGTATTTGACAGGGCAATAAAAAGCTTACCTGCAGGCAAACGTTTTATGAAGGAGATTAGTTTCTTAAAAGAAATAAGGGCTAAAGGTTTTGATATGACAGTTGACCTCACAGGAGGAGATAGGGCGGCAATTATATCTTTTTTATCAGGGGCGCGGTATAGATTGGCTGGCAATCCTGGCAAAAAAGGATTTATTGGCAAGAAATATCTCTATACACATTTTGCAAACATTGATAAACAGAGACATCTGGTATTGCAGAATCTTGATGTTGTTGGACAATTTGGTATTAATGCAGAGAATCTTACCATAGATTTTTTCATTCCTGAAGATGCCAGGATGTTTGTAAGAAAGGTTTTTGAGGAACATAACATTAAAAGAATCCCCCCTTTAGCAAAGGGGGGATGGGGGGATTTGATTGTCCATGTCCATCCAACATCGAAATGGCTTTTTAAATGCTGGAAAGACGAGTATATGGCAGAGGTGATAAGCTGGCTGATTGATAAGGGAATAAAGGTAATTGTAACATCTGCCCCTGATAATAAAGAGATGGAAAAGGCAAAAAGGATTTTGTCTTTATGCTCGTCCCTCGTCCCTCGTCCCTCGTCTCTGTTAGACCTCTGTGGTAAGACCACCATTAAAGAACTTGCCGCAATTTCAGAGGCATCTGATTTGTTTTTGGGAGTTGACTCTGCACCTATGCACATCGCTGCAGCAGTTGGAACACCTGTTATTGCCCTGTTTGGGCCGACAGGGGAAGAATGGATGCCCTACGGTCAGGGCCATATAGTTATTTCAAAAGACATGCCCTGCAAGCCATGCAAAAAAGGTATGTGTGAGGGAATAGAGTTGAGGGAATGTATGATGGCTATTAAACCGGATGATGTGAAAGAGGTCGCCTTAAAAATCCTGAGCAAATTTTCATGTTACAAAGGAACCTGA